A window of the Ammoniphilus oxalaticus genome harbors these coding sequences:
- a CDS encoding pyruvate, water dikinase regulatory protein, giving the protein MWKKEGNPIFSDEVMVFIVSDSVGETAEAVVKAVASQFEGRTVEIRKFPYIEDEETIKDVVLAAKESRAIIALTLVVPKLRDFLYKLAKERGVTVIDIMSPMIAAMEQLVGKRSLNQPGLVRQLDEEYFKKVEAIEFAVKYDDGRDPRGLLRADVVLVGVSRTSKTPLSMYLANRRYKVANVPLVPEVDPPEELYQIPKKKVIGLTISPDQLNMIRRERLKALGLTSQANYASLERIMQELEFAEKVMKKVGCPTINVTNKAVEEIASLILDLTGGKEQTEAQ; this is encoded by the coding sequence ATGTGGAAAAAGGAGGGGAATCCTATTTTTAGCGATGAGGTTATGGTGTTCATTGTATCAGATTCTGTCGGTGAAACTGCGGAAGCTGTCGTCAAGGCAGTTGCAAGTCAATTTGAGGGACGAACAGTCGAAATTAGAAAGTTCCCCTATATTGAAGATGAAGAAACGATCAAAGATGTTGTCCTTGCCGCGAAAGAATCGCGGGCCATCATCGCTCTCACACTCGTTGTTCCTAAGTTAAGAGATTTTTTATACAAATTGGCAAAAGAGCGAGGTGTGACGGTAATTGACATTATGTCACCGATGATTGCGGCGATGGAACAGTTAGTTGGGAAAAGGTCGCTTAACCAACCTGGTCTTGTTCGCCAACTAGATGAAGAATATTTTAAAAAGGTGGAGGCGATTGAGTTTGCGGTTAAGTATGATGATGGACGAGATCCGCGCGGATTGCTTCGAGCTGATGTCGTATTAGTAGGCGTATCCCGAACTTCGAAGACCCCGCTTTCTATGTATTTAGCTAATCGTCGCTATAAAGTCGCTAATGTGCCGCTTGTGCCGGAAGTTGATCCGCCAGAGGAGCTGTATCAAATACCTAAAAAGAAGGTAATCGGATTAACGATTAGTCCGGATCAATTGAATATGATTCGCAGGGAAAGACTGAAAGCATTGGGGTTAACATCCCAAGCAAACTATGCAAGCCTGGAGCGGATCATGCAGGAACTTGAGTTTGCTGAAAAAGTGATGAAGAAAGTGGGCTGTCCGACGATTAATGTGACGAATAAAGCAGTGGAGGAGATCGCAAGTCTGATTCTTGATCTTACAGGCGGGAAAGAGCAAACAGAAGCGCAATAA
- a CDS encoding YaiI/YqxD family protein has translation MKIYIDADACPVKSICADVASNYGIRSVFICSVASHFALKGRWIETITVDQGFQSADLYIANRVKAGDIVITDDYGLACMALSRGCLALSFRGKEYTKHNIELLLMNRHVNYKARRAGKRPKGPKPLSAEERARFQKTLEKIIEKKEGDC, from the coding sequence ATGAAAATTTATATTGACGCAGATGCGTGCCCAGTGAAGTCCATCTGCGCGGATGTAGCTTCTAATTACGGAATTAGATCCGTTTTTATTTGTTCGGTCGCTAGCCATTTCGCCTTAAAAGGAAGATGGATTGAAACCATTACAGTGGATCAAGGATTTCAATCTGCTGACCTTTATATTGCTAATCGAGTGAAAGCAGGCGACATTGTCATAACCGATGATTACGGTCTTGCTTGTATGGCGCTCAGTCGAGGCTGTTTAGCGTTAAGTTTTAGAGGTAAGGAATATACTAAGCATAATATTGAACTGTTGTTAATGAATCGTCACGTGAACTACAAGGCGCGGCGAGCCGGTAAGCGGCCAAAAGGCCCTAAACCGCTATCAGCTGAAGAAAGAGCGCGCTTTCAAAAAACGTTAGAGAAAATCATTGAAAAAAAAGAAGGAGATTGTTGA
- the dnaG gene encoding DNA primase, translating to MTAARFPEEWLDQVRNSFNIVDFIGQYVQLRKSGRSFMGLCPFHSEKTPSFSVLEEKQIFHCFGCSEGGNLFTFLMKLEELTFPEAVIHLADSAGIRLPEGYLQNRMETEQQQSKQRMFSAYELVVKLYHYLLFKTDYGKAARRYLSERGIDQETAEQFQIGYAPDSWEFVTDFFEKRDYDHSLLQQAGLLGKREYDQKPFDLFRNRLMFPIADTQGRVIAFGGRILGDEQPKYINSPEHQLFNKSHILFNFYRSRREIRKKRQAVLFEGYMDAIAAWQAGVHNGVASLGTSLTETQATLLKRNADQVIICYDADSAGIDAAMKAAEVLLSVNCQVKVVSLGEGLDPDDYIQRYGATKFQLKIEEAATVTSFKMEYLRKQFDLSDEAQRMNYIQAALEQIASLPNAVERDHYLRFLSEEFNYSLDALKQEQRKIYFQQKKAGNRDKVAGKWNNSINNGTHVPVRSLLPAYHNAEKKLISLMLHDEKWAEDIMQRVGGNFNVDEFAALAAHLYSFYSVGNTSNPSKFISELEDEKLIQLASQLALEGSDDITTSKEEISDYIHQVLSYPVWRQIDSLKDEQRRLEKLGDNLKAAQVGIEIHHLIKSLKPLST from the coding sequence ATGACTGCCGCAAGGTTCCCTGAAGAATGGCTAGACCAAGTCAGAAATTCATTTAATATTGTTGATTTTATTGGTCAATATGTCCAACTTCGGAAAAGCGGTCGAAGCTTTATGGGTCTTTGTCCGTTTCACTCGGAGAAAACGCCATCCTTTTCTGTCCTAGAAGAAAAGCAAATATTTCATTGTTTTGGTTGCAGTGAGGGCGGGAATTTATTTACATTTCTAATGAAGCTGGAAGAACTGACGTTTCCGGAGGCAGTTATCCATTTAGCGGACAGCGCGGGAATTCGTTTGCCCGAGGGCTATCTCCAAAATCGCATGGAGACGGAACAGCAGCAATCGAAACAGCGTATGTTTAGCGCCTATGAGTTAGTTGTAAAGCTGTATCACTATCTTTTGTTTAAGACGGACTATGGCAAAGCAGCGAGGCGGTATTTAAGCGAGCGCGGCATTGATCAAGAGACGGCAGAACAATTTCAAATTGGCTATGCTCCAGATAGTTGGGAGTTTGTCACTGATTTTTTTGAAAAGCGGGATTACGATCATTCACTTTTGCAACAAGCAGGCTTACTTGGAAAAAGAGAATACGATCAAAAACCGTTTGATCTGTTTCGAAATCGATTGATGTTTCCGATTGCTGATACGCAAGGAAGAGTCATTGCGTTCGGCGGACGAATTCTCGGAGATGAGCAGCCGAAATATATAAATAGCCCTGAACATCAACTTTTTAATAAAAGCCACATCTTGTTTAATTTTTACCGTTCCCGTCGGGAAATTAGAAAGAAGCGTCAAGCGGTTCTATTTGAAGGTTATATGGATGCGATCGCTGCTTGGCAGGCAGGCGTCCACAATGGCGTTGCTTCGCTAGGAACCTCCTTAACAGAAACGCAAGCGACGTTGCTGAAGAGAAACGCGGATCAAGTCATTATTTGTTATGACGCTGATTCAGCAGGGATTGACGCTGCGATGAAAGCCGCTGAGGTCCTCCTTTCTGTTAACTGTCAAGTGAAAGTGGTATCGCTTGGGGAAGGGCTAGATCCTGACGATTATATCCAACGTTATGGCGCGACAAAGTTTCAATTGAAAATAGAAGAAGCCGCCACAGTGACTTCTTTTAAGATGGAATATTTGCGAAAACAGTTCGACCTGTCCGATGAAGCTCAAAGAATGAACTATATTCAAGCGGCGCTTGAACAAATCGCATCATTGCCAAACGCCGTCGAACGCGATCACTATTTGCGTTTTTTGTCTGAGGAATTCAACTATTCGTTGGATGCCTTAAAGCAAGAGCAAAGAAAAATTTATTTTCAGCAAAAAAAGGCCGGTAACAGGGATAAAGTGGCAGGGAAATGGAATAATAGTATAAATAATGGAACTCATGTGCCTGTCAGGTCGTTATTACCCGCTTATCATAATGCGGAAAAAAAACTTATTTCTTTAATGCTTCATGATGAAAAATGGGCAGAAGATATTATGCAAAGGGTTGGCGGAAATTTTAACGTGGATGAATTTGCTGCTTTAGCAGCCCACTTGTATAGCTTTTATTCGGTGGGAAATACATCCAATCCTAGCAAATTTATATCTGAATTAGAAGATGAAAAACTAATTCAGCTTGCTTCACAACTTGCTTTGGAAGGATCGGACGATATTACTACGTCTAAGGAGGAGATCTCCGATTATATACATCAAGTCTTAAGTTATCCTGTTTGGAGACAGATTGACAGTCTGAAAGATGAACAAAGGAGACTTGAAAAATTGGGTGATAACCTAAAAGCGGCGCAGGTTGGCATCGAAATACACCATTTAATCAAATCGCTGAAGCCGTTATCCACATAA
- the rpoD gene encoding RNA polymerase sigma factor RpoD: MAKKVEKPGVITKEAESTDLTLEEVKEQLVEIGKKRGVLTYKEIMEKMSSFDQDSDQMDEFYEFLAEQSIELINDSEDDEEETSSKKEEEEEEEVDLTDLSVPPGVKINDPVRMYLKEIGRVPLLTAEEEVSLAQKIEGGEEEAKRRLAEANLRLVVSIAKRYVGRGMLFLDLIQEGNMGLIKAVEKFDYTKGYKFSTYATWWIRQAITRAIADQARTIRIPVHMVETINKLIRVSRQLLQELGREPSPEEIAEKMDLTPERVREILKIAQEPVSLETPIGEEDDSHLGDFIEDQEALAPSDAAAYELLKEQLEDVLDTLTDREENVLRLRFGLDDGRTRTLEEVGKVFGVTRERIRQIEAKALRKLRHPSRSKRLKDFLE; this comes from the coding sequence ATGGCAAAGAAAGTAGAAAAGCCAGGTGTTATCACAAAAGAAGCAGAGTCAACTGATTTAACCCTTGAAGAAGTGAAGGAACAGTTAGTTGAGATAGGAAAAAAACGTGGGGTCCTCACCTACAAAGAGATCATGGAGAAGATGTCTTCATTTGATCAAGATTCCGATCAGATGGACGAATTTTATGAATTTCTTGCGGAGCAATCTATTGAACTCATCAACGATTCAGAAGATGATGAGGAAGAGACATCCTCAAAGAAGGAAGAGGAAGAAGAGGAGGAAGTTGATCTCACAGATTTATCAGTGCCGCCAGGTGTGAAAATTAATGACCCCGTAAGAATGTATTTAAAAGAAATCGGACGCGTTCCTTTGTTAACAGCGGAAGAAGAAGTTTCCCTTGCTCAGAAAATCGAGGGTGGGGAAGAAGAAGCAAAAAGACGATTAGCCGAGGCAAACCTTCGCCTAGTTGTAAGTATCGCAAAGCGTTATGTTGGAAGAGGAATGTTGTTTTTAGATTTAATTCAAGAAGGAAATATGGGTTTAATTAAAGCCGTCGAAAAGTTCGACTATACAAAAGGTTATAAGTTCAGCACGTACGCGACTTGGTGGATTCGTCAAGCGATTACGAGAGCGATTGCGGACCAAGCTCGAACCATTCGCATTCCTGTGCACATGGTTGAGACAATTAACAAGTTAATACGTGTTTCCCGTCAGTTGTTGCAGGAGTTAGGACGCGAACCAAGTCCTGAGGAAATTGCGGAAAAAATGGATTTAACACCTGAAAGGGTTAGAGAGATCCTTAAGATTGCCCAGGAACCTGTTTCCCTAGAAACGCCGATTGGCGAAGAAGATGATTCACATTTAGGCGATTTTATCGAGGACCAAGAAGCGTTGGCACCCTCCGACGCGGCTGCTTATGAGTTGTTGAAGGAGCAATTGGAGGATGTGCTTGATACATTAACCGACAGAGAAGAAAATGTGCTTCGCTTGCGTTTTGGGTTAGATGATGGCAGAACCCGCACTCTTGAAGAAGTAGGTAAAGTGTTCGGTGTTACGCGTGAAAGAATCCGACAGATTGAAGCGAAGGCATTAAGAAAGTTGCGGCACCCTAGCCGAAGTAAAAGACTTAAAGATTTCTTAGAGTAA